A region from the Variovorax paradoxus genome encodes:
- a CDS encoding YaeQ family protein, which translates to MALKSTIFKAALAVADIDHGYYADHALTLARHPSETDERMMIRLVALALNAHKLQDVCHGDGTLAFGAGLSNVDEPDVWLRDFTGETKLWIEVGQPEDKPVIKACGKADEVIVYCFNHAAEIWWRGIENKLSRPQNLQVYRVPTEASQALAALAQRSMQLQATIQENTLTLGDGTHSIDVELLRWK; encoded by the coding sequence ATGGCCCTCAAATCCACCATCTTCAAGGCCGCCCTCGCGGTGGCCGACATCGACCACGGCTACTACGCCGACCATGCGCTGACGCTGGCGCGCCACCCGAGCGAGACCGACGAGCGGATGATGATCCGGCTCGTCGCGCTCGCGCTCAACGCGCACAAGCTGCAGGACGTGTGCCACGGCGACGGCACGCTGGCCTTTGGCGCGGGCCTGTCGAACGTGGACGAGCCCGATGTCTGGCTGCGCGACTTCACGGGCGAGACCAAGCTGTGGATCGAGGTCGGCCAGCCCGAGGACAAGCCCGTCATCAAGGCCTGCGGCAAGGCCGACGAGGTGATCGTCTACTGCTTCAACCACGCCGCCGAGATCTGGTGGCGCGGCATCGAGAACAAGCTCTCGCGGCCGCAGAACCTGCAGGTCTACCGGGTGCCGACCGAGGCCTCCCAGGCGCTGGCCGCGCTGGCGCAGCGCAGCATGCAGCTGCAGGCGACGATCCAGGAGAACACGCTGACGCTGGGCGACGGCACCCACAGCATCGACGTCGAACTGCTGCGCTGGAAGTGA